A window of Rhododendron vialii isolate Sample 1 chromosome 11a, ASM3025357v1 contains these coding sequences:
- the LOC131306881 gene encoding uncharacterized protein LOC131306881: MAVQLVEEAGEWWESILESRKDARRAARTAAQANEPDVENLTWAEFEDLFASQYFPDSSRDQLRDQFEKLEQGNMTVSEYALRFQSLSRFTPELVATEDRKCQRFERGLYSSVKRLVVAQHKMRYSEVVECTRSVKIPKESQRNRGVWEPRQPTVTASSSGTFGSQGRKRLRESSSATQSQPNVRAFTISSGVRGAHSRPVVTCHRCGQPGHFCADCRSKECYVCGEFSHLAKDCPRRVRSARSESGSVQQPGSGHGFSQQSFRGTQRQQQPHFRQTTTVQGSQNERGNQTTQGRAFAITSTIPPPPVTSHAPEASVVRGTFLLFNSFAKVLFDSGASHSFIVASFVCTLELKTESMSPPLFVETPLGGRTPLDRICRNCELLIHDRRFTFDFIVLGMSGFDLILGMDWLSTFHSTIDCFKRRVRICPPEGACFEFFGERRELLESYLCGSRERESIYSLLASLTLDEDVSARGELPLVVCNFPDVFPEELPGLPPEREVEFTIELLPGTAPISVPPYHFAPAELRELKVQLLELENLGFIRPSTSLWGAPALFAQKKDGSLRLCIDYRKLNQVTIKNKVQREDVLKTAFRTRYGHYEFVVMPFGLMNVPATFMDLMNHIFHAYLDRFVVVFVDDILIYSPSQEEHQSYLTIVLELLREHRLYAKLSKCEFWLSEVKFLGHVVSNGGVSIDPEKIQSVMNWQRPKNVLEIRSFLGLAGYYRRFIQDFSCLAAPMTRLTRKGTHFVWGDACETTFVELKKRLMTAPVLIVLERGVGYSVYCDASKEWLGCILMQLGRVVAHGSRKLKTHERNYPTHDLELAAVVFALKSWHHYLYSERFEGFSDHKSLKYLFS, translated from the exons ATGGCCGTTCAACTTGTCGAAGAGGCcggtgaatggtgggaatcTATTTTAGAAAGTAGGAAGGACGCGAGGAGGGCAGCTAGGACCGCGGCTCAGGCGAATGAGCCCGATGTTGAAAATTTGACGTGGGCCGAATTCGAGGATCTATTTGCGAGTCAGTATTTTCCAGACTCATCTCGTGACCAATTGAGGGATCAATTTGAGAAGCTTGAGCAGGGTAATATGACCGTTTCTGAATACGCATTGAGGTTTCAGTCCTTGTCACGATTTACTCCCGAGCTAGTAGCAACCGAGGATAGGAAGTGTCAACGCTTCGAGAGGGGTTTGTATTCTTCCGTAAAGAGATTGGTAGTGGCTCAACATAAGATGAGATATTCTGAGGTTGTTGAATGCACAAGGAGTGTCAAAATACCAAAGGAGTCTCAGAGAAATAGGGGAGTTTGGGAACCTAGGCAACCGACCGTTACCGCTAGTTCTTCGGGGACTTTTGGGagccaagggaggaaaaggCTAAGGGAGTCATCTTCTGCAACTCAAAGCCAACCGAATGTTAGGGCATTTACCATTTCTTCTGGTGTTCGAGGAGCTCATTCCAGGCCAGTGGTTACGTGTCACCGTTGTGGTCAGCCGGGCCACTTTTGTGCAGATTGTAGGTCGAAGGAGTGTTATGTGTGTGGGGAGTTTAGCCATCTAGCCAAAGATTGTCCTCGTAGAGTGAGAAGTGCTCGTAGTGAGTCGGGTTCCGTGCAGCAGCCGGGGTCAGGGCATGGGTTTAGCCAGCAGTCATTCAGGGGTACACAGAGACAGCAACAACCACATTTCCGTCAGACCACTACCGTTCAGGGCTCTCAGAACGAAAGGGGT AATCAGACTACTCAGGGAAGGGCTTTCGCCATCACTTCTACTATTCCACCACCTCCAGTTACTTCTCATGCTCCAGAGGCttcggttgtgaggggtacatttctattGTTCAATTcctttgctaaagtactctttgattctggagcatctcATTCATTTATTGTTGCATCCTTTGTGTGTACTTTGGAGTTGAAAACTGAAAGTATGAGTCCACCGTTGTTTGTTGAAACACCTTTAGGGGGTAGGACACCCTTGGATCGTATTTGTCGAAACTGTGAACTTCTTATTCATGACCGCCGCTTCACCTTTGATTTCATTGTATTGGGAATGTCGGGCTTTGaccttattttgggaatggattggttatctACGTTTCATTCTACCATTGATTGTTTcaagcgtcgagttcgtatttgtccgCCTGAGggtgcttgttttgagttctttggggagcgtcgggaacTGTTGGAGTCGTACCTTTGTGGGTCTCGAGAGCGGGAGtccatttattctttgttggcGAGTTTGACTCTAGATGAGGATGTGTCCGCGCGTGGGGAGTTGCCTCTTGTTGTTTGCAATTTCCCGGATGTGTTTCCGGAGGAGTTACCCGGTTTACCTCCCGAGAGAGAAGTCGAGTTTACTATCGAGTTGCTTCCCGGTACCGCACCAATCTCTGTGCCACCTTATCATTTTGCTCCCGCTGAACTTAGGGAATTAAAGGTCCAGTTGCTAGAATTGgaaaatttagggtttattCGCCCGAGTACATCTCTGTGGGGAGCACCGGCACTttttgcgcaaaagaaggatggcTCACTTCGTTTGTGTATTGATTACCGTAAGCTCAACCaagtcaccattaagaataa GGTCCAAAGAGAGGATGTTCTGAAAACCGCTTTTCGTACGCGTTATGGTCATTACGAGTTTGTagttatgccttttgggttgatGAATGTGCCGGCTACTTTCATGGACTTAATGAACCATATCTTTCATGCCTACCTTGATCGCTTCGTGGTCGTTTTTGTAGACGACATTCTCATATACTCACCATCGCAGGAGGAACACCAATCTTATCTCACtatcgttcttgaactcttgagagagcaccgTTTGTACGCGAAGCttagtaaatgcgagttttggttatccgaggTTAAATTCTTGGGTCACGTGGTTTCGAATGGTGGAGTGTCCATAGATCCGGAGAAGATACAGTCTGTTATGAATTGGCAGCGACCAAAAAATGTGCTTgagattcgtagtttcttgggtttggcaGGGTATTATCGCCGTTTCATCCAAGACTTTTCATGCCTAGCAGCACCTATGACTAGGTTGACACGGAAAGGGACACATTTTGTTTGGGGTGACGCATGTGAGACAACTTTTGTggaattgaagaaaagattGATGACCGcgccggttttgattgtgctcgaacgtggagttggctaTTCTGTTTATTGCGACGCTTCAAAAGAGTGGCTTGGGTGCATTTTGATGCAATTGGGGCGAGTAGTGGCGCACGGGTCGCGGAAATTGAAAACTCATGAGCGGAATTATCCTACgcatgacttagaacttgcggccgtTGTATTTGCGTTGAAGAGTTGGCATCATTACTTGTACAGTGAGAGATTCGAGGGCTTTTCTGATCACAAGAGTTTGAAATACCTATTCTCCTAA